The Fulvia fulva chromosome 11, complete sequence genome segment AGCAGATGCTGTCTTCGCCTGCAGAGCCTAGGTTTACTGCCCAGTCGCTTATGGGACCTGTTGTGACGCAGCGACAGCCGTGTTGAGTTGTGTCGCCATTGGAGCCCAGGGAGGTGGCGGAGCCGTCGAACATGGGCCAGGATGACATGGGAGTGCCAGGGTATTTGGTCCAGTCCATGTAGGGTAGACCGCCTTCACAACCACACTCGTCACGGAGGGCGAATTGCATTTCGGCGTTGAAGGCGCGGTGGAAGGTAAGAAGGAGGGGAGAGCCATGGATGGAGTTTGCATCGGGGATGGTGTCGATGGCGTGAACGTAGACGAACTCGTCCCATCGAGTTCTGACACCTGGCGCGTCGGGGGGGGGGAGGTGAGTGTGCGGGTACGCGGCGAAAACATCGTATTGCGTCGATGAATGCTTCTCGTGCGGTGGTAGACATGTCGGCCCTGGGTTGCGCGCGTCAGTACATTGCCATTCGCACACAGCAGATCTACACATGCCACTCCTCTCGAACGACAGCGTTTTCAGCATTACAACTCCCTTCGTTCTCTTGCAGCTGGCCCATGACAATCTGTCTATATTCCTCCCTCAACTGTCGCAATGACGGACCATCCTGCTGCCGCCGTTCTACCTTTGGCTGATCATCCTGTTCCGCATGCACAAAGTCATGGAGGTACGGCGACTTTGGCGCAGCCAGAGAAGTGCCCACCTGCACCAACCATGCGGCAACGGCAATCTTCAATGCCCTCGACACCACCTGGGCCGACAAAACGAGTGTCTTTGGGAAGAAAGTAATGAGGGAATATGAGACACTTTTCCCAGGAGTCGATGACAACGATGCAGCATGCATGTTCGTCTATATACCACCGCCAAGTCTTACAGACAGACGAGCCATTCCTATTCTCAATGGTAAGTACAAGACCATGGCCTGAGCTTGTGTTCAGGTATTGACTTCGACTCGGAACACGCGAGACATCGCTGTGGTCGCACAGCCATCACGAAAGTTGTGTTGACGCAGCGCCTAGTTCGATGCTGTTCTGGTAAGAGAGGTGAATTGCTGATGCTCAAGGGGCCATAGCATAACGTCTCTTGATCACGTGCAATGGCAGGGAGGACCTGGGACGAACGTGAGCCTTAATAAGTCATGTTCTAGGCGCGAAACCCAAGATAGCAGCAAGGCCCATACTTCTCTCGCCCCTGAAGATACCAAGCACACTGTTCGAGACGTGTGCCTGTGAAGATCACATGGTACGCTCTGCTGATTGGTGGGTCGACTGCTGAAGTACGAGGACTCCCAGGAGCAGTATGCTCGAGATCTATCAAGTATAGAGCCAGATACTTTTCTCCTTTTGCTTCACAGCAGAAAGGAAGCAATCTCACAAAGTGCCGACTTGCAATTTTTGTGTACGTTTGCACGCGGCGCGCGAGTCGGAAGCATTGCATGTCCTAGACATATGTCAAAGTCGTCAAAGGCGCCACCACATAAAAGCTTGAGCGCTCGTGGAAGGTATAATGGCCGAGTCAGGGAAGCCGCCAGCATCCGGAAAGGTTCTAACGAGAACGAATACTCTTATCTTGTAAATTCACTCCGATAGAGCAGCTCGCTGAGTGGTCCACCGAATATGCAATCGAAAGGCCTCTAAGCTAAGTCCGCTTGATGGCCAGTTATGCGAGCAATCTGTCGCTGTGATTAGTCAACTTGATGATACTGCTCGAGATACTGTCATATGTCAAGCGCAACGCTACGCAACATTAATGATGGTGGTGTTAGGTCCATAGCTGCTGTGCGGTTGAAGAATGTGAGCAGTGCGCTGAGCTGCGTTGCATTTCAACAGTCAACTCCTCCAGACAGAATCTTATACAAGATGATGCGTCTCAACCCTTCGGCGGGCTTGTTTCGTCCATGTAGGCACGAAGTGTGAGTTCTTGTCGCCTTGCCGCCACCATGTCGGGAGCGTTAATACTCATGTCGCCAGCGACGACCCACGCTTTGAAGCCTTTTTGGAAGCTTTTCAACCTTGTTGGTGTAGTGGGTTGATGGAGGTCTTTGTGGTGCCTGAGGCGACAAATTCCATCGCGGGACATGGAAACGCGAACGAAGCTGGAGATTTTTGTGATGCTCGCGTGAAGCTCACCATCAACCACGAAAACACCCCGTTCTGCCTCTGCAACAAGCGAAACACGCCCAGAACCTCGACTCGGACCACTCCAAAGGAATTATTTCGAAAGCAGACAGCGAGACCACAAGCCGTCATGTCTTTCGGCGGCCAGACGCCCACAATCATCGTCCTGAAGGAGGGTAGGCGGAATCGAAACACACTATCTAGAGGCTGCTGTACTGACATTCCGTAGGCACGGATCAATCACAAGGACGTGGACAGATCATCTCCAATATCAACGCCTGCTTAGCTGTCCAGTCAACAATCAAGAGCACATTAGGTCCATACGGTGGAGACCTTCTACTCGTGGACGAGAATGGCAAGACAACAATCACAAACGATGGCGCAACTGTCATGAAGCTCCTCGACATCGTACATCCTGCCGCCCGAGTCCTCACAGATATCGCCCGATCACAAGATGCGGAAGTCGGAGACGGCACAACCTCAGTGGTTGTCCTTGCTGGCGAAGTGCTGAAGGAGATCAAGGAGTCGGTGGAACAGGGCGTCAGCAGCCAGGTCATCATCAAGGGCTTACGGCGAGCGGGTATGATGGCGGTGAACAAGATCGGGGAAATCGCAGTCAACACAACCGAGAACAACCAGCGGGACACACTGCGGAAACTGGCAGCGACAGCCATGAGCAGCAAGCTCATCCACAGAAATGCCGACTTCTTCACCAAGATGGTTGTGGACGCAGTGTTGTCGCTCGACCAGGACGAACTCAACGAGAAGCTGATTGGCATCAAGAAGATCACGGGTGGTGCGCTGCAAGATTCGCTGTTTGTCAATGGTGTGGCTTTCAAGAAGACTTTCTCATATGCTGGATTCGAGCAACAACCGAAATCCTTCAAGGACCCAAAGATTGTCTGCTTGAATGTTGAGCTGGAACTCAAGGCGGAGAAGGACAATGCTGAAGTGCGCGTGGAGCAGGTCTCAGAGTACCAGGCAATCGTGGACGCAGAATGGGGCATCATCTACGACAAGATGGAGGCACTATACAAGACCGGCGCAAAGGTGGTTCTCTCCAAGCTACCTATTGGAGATCTCGCAACACAATACTTCGCGGACCGCGACGTCTTCTGCGCCGGTCGCGTGTCATCAGACGACCTGGACCGTGTCTGCAGAGCAACAGGCGCAAGCGTGCAATCGACCTGCTCAGACATTCAGTCACACCACCTCGGCACATGCGCGACCTTTGAGGAGCGTCAAATAGGTGGCGAGCGCTTCAACTTCTTCGAGGGCTGCCCCGAAGCGAAGACCTGCACACTCGTCCTCCGTGGTGGTGCCGAGCAATTCATCGCAGAAGTCGAGCGGAGTCTCCACGATGCCATCATGATCGTCAAGCGCGCAATCAAGAACCAGAGCATCGTAGCAGGTGGTGGTGCGTGTGAGATGGAGATTTCGGCATACCTGCACAGCTTCGCGGACAAGAACGTACCTCACAAGCAGCAAAGCATCATCAAGTCGTTCGCAAAGGCACTCGAGGTCATCCCACGACAGCTCTGCGACAACGCTGGATTCGATGCGACGGACATCCTCAACAGATTACGGGTCGAGCACCGCAAAGGCAACAAGTGGGCAGGTGTCGACTTCGACCACGAGGGCATCCGAGACAACTTGGAGGCCTTCGTATGGGAGCCTTCGCTGGTCAAGATCAATGCTATCCAAGCAGCGATCGAGGCCAGCTGTTTGATCTTGAGTGTCGACGAGACGATCAAGAACCAAGAATCGCAAGCACCACAGGCGCCTACGAGAGGACTGCCACCAGGTGCGGCACAGCGAGCCATGAGGGGACGAGGCCGTGGTATGCCAATGCGTGGACGATAGAGCACTGTCGGGAGAAAGATGTGTGCATGAAATGTTCATGATGTGGTATGCATAGCGTATGGCGAAGCTAGCTGTACATTTAGATTACAGTAATAGTGCGAAAAGAGCCATTCATGTCATGCCTTCCACCTCCTTTAGATCCTTCTCGCCCACACCCACGCCCACGAGCCCCTCTAGGCACTCTCACACATCCGCTGCATCTCGCGGTCCTGCCACATTGCCCACTCCAGCGAAAAGATCGGATGCTCAAACATCTTCTCCGAGAAGTCATCGCCTCCATCACCCCCATGCGACTCCGACAAGTCTCGATCCACATGAAGCCCTTCAAATCTCCCCTGCTTCCACTCCTCCACCATAACCTCCACTGTCATCTCATTCAACCTCTCCCTAGCCAACTCCACATCATACTCCAACCACTTCACCTCATCGCTCACTTCGAGGCCGCGGTGGTAGTGGTCCTCCTGCAGGGGTTATGTCAGTCAAGATCACCACAACCTCGCAACGTACCAAGCTAGAATGAGCACGCACCTTCAACACCTCCACCCAAAACCTCGCAAATTCCACACGTACCCTCCTCGCCCGTAGGGACGTTGGAGGGTGACAGTTCGCAGCCATGAGGAGGAGTTGGATCCTGTCGAATGGTGGAATGTGGAGGGATGTCGCGAGCGTTTCGCAGGTGCGGCGGCGGAGATCTTTTTGTTCTGG includes the following:
- a CDS encoding Tyrosinase P codes for the protein MCRSAVCEWQCTDARNPGPTCLPPHEKHSSTQYDVFAAYPHTHLPPPDAPGVRTRWDEFVYVHAIDTIPDANSIHGSPLLLTFHRAFNAEMQFALRDECGCEGGLPYMDWTKYPGTPMSSWPMFDGSATSLGSNGDTTQHGCRCVTTGPISDWAVNLGSAGEDSICSQNSDPNGMAHNSHCLERLFASSPQKTSPTSAKKSSSRQSLTTRT
- a CDS encoding putative T-complex protein 1 subunit eta, whose amino-acid sequence is MMRLNPSAGLFRPCRHEVDDPRFEAFLEAFQPCWCSGLMEVFVVPEATNSIAGHGNANEAGDFCDARVKLTINHENTPFCLCNKRNTPRTSTRTTPKELFRKQTARPQAVMSFGGQTPTIIVLKEGTDQSQGRGQIISNINACLAVQSTIKSTLGPYGGDLLLVDENGKTTITNDGATVMKLLDIVHPAARVLTDIARSQDAEVGDGTTSVVVLAGEVLKEIKESVEQGVSSQVIIKGLRRAGMMAVNKIGEIAVNTTENNQRDTLRKLAATAMSSKLIHRNADFFTKMVVDAVLSLDQDELNEKLIGIKKITGGALQDSLFVNGVAFKKTFSYAGFEQQPKSFKDPKIVCLNVELELKAEKDNAEVRVEQVSEYQAIVDAEWGIIYDKMEALYKTGAKVVLSKLPIGDLATQYFADRDVFCAGRVSSDDLDRVCRATGASVQSTCSDIQSHHLGTCATFEERQIGGERFNFFEGCPEAKTCTLVLRGGAEQFIAEVERSLHDAIMIVKRAIKNQSIVAGGGACEMEISAYLHSFADKNVPHKQQSIIKSFAKALEVIPRQLCDNAGFDATDILNRLRVEHRKGNKWAGVDFDHEGIRDNLEAFVWEPSLVKINAIQAAIEASCLILSVDETIKNQESQAPQAPTRGLPPGAAQRAMRGRGRGMPMRGR